One region of Pseudomonas alvandae genomic DNA includes:
- the moaA gene encoding GTP 3',8-cyclase MoaA, with translation MNAVLQDGFGRQIDYLRMSVTDRCDFRCVYCMAKNMTFLPRQQVLTLEELQRLARLFVGLGVKKIRLTGGEPLIRPGIVGLCRDIAALPGLRELVMTSNGSQLGRLARPLVDAGVKRMNISLDSLDGERFRAITRNGDLDRVLAGIEAATGAGFERIKLNCVVMKGRNFDEVPALVQYAIDRRIDISFIEEMPLGDVGRSRGESFCSSDDVRAEIARHHRLLDSAESSGGPARYVRLERHPDTRIGFISPNTHNFCASCNRVRMTVEGRLLLCLGQENSLDLRGLLRRYPLDDQPIVQSIKQALKGKPLQHDFSPGGEVQIVRFMNMSGG, from the coding sequence ATGAACGCGGTGTTGCAGGATGGATTTGGGCGCCAGATCGATTATTTGCGGATGTCGGTGACCGATCGTTGTGATTTTCGCTGTGTGTATTGCATGGCGAAAAACATGACCTTCCTGCCGCGCCAGCAAGTCTTGACCCTGGAAGAGTTGCAGCGCCTGGCGCGGTTGTTCGTCGGCCTGGGGGTGAAGAAGATTCGCCTCACCGGCGGCGAGCCGCTGATCCGTCCGGGCATCGTCGGGCTGTGTCGTGACATCGCGGCATTGCCCGGCCTGCGGGAGCTGGTGATGACCAGCAACGGCTCGCAGCTCGGACGTTTGGCCCGGCCGCTGGTGGATGCTGGCGTCAAGCGCATGAACATCAGCCTCGACAGCCTCGACGGCGAGCGTTTCCGGGCCATCACCCGCAACGGCGATCTGGATCGGGTGCTGGCCGGCATCGAGGCGGCAACCGGCGCGGGATTCGAGCGGATCAAACTCAACTGTGTGGTGATGAAGGGGCGCAACTTCGATGAGGTGCCGGCGTTGGTGCAGTACGCCATCGACCGGCGCATCGACATCAGTTTCATCGAAGAGATGCCCCTCGGCGACGTGGGGCGGTCCCGGGGTGAGTCGTTCTGTTCCAGCGATGACGTCCGGGCCGAGATCGCCCGTCATCATCGCCTGCTCGACAGTGCCGAGAGCAGCGGTGGACCGGCGCGCTATGTGCGTCTGGAACGCCACCCGGATACACGGATCGGTTTCATCTCGCCCAACACCCACAACTTCTGCGCCAGTTGCAATCGGGTGCGCATGACGGTCGAAGGGCGCTTGCTGTTGTGCCTGGGGCAGGAGAACTCGCTGGATCTTCGGGGCTTGTTGCGGCGGTATCCGTTGGATGACCAGCCGATCGTTCAATCGATCAAGCAGGCACTCAAGGGCAAGCCCTTGCAGCACGACTTCAGCCCTGGCGGGGAAGTGCAGATCGTGCGGTTCATGAACATGAGCGGTGGCTGA